A portion of the Pseudopipra pipra isolate bDixPip1 chromosome 1, bDixPip1.hap1, whole genome shotgun sequence genome contains these proteins:
- the WASHC5 gene encoding WASH complex subunit 5 has product MVDFLAENNLCGQAILRIVSCGNAIIAELLRLSEFIPGVFRLKDKADQQKYGDIIFDFSYFKGPEACEGKLEAKPELLDLDEEFRENNIEILTRFYLAFQSVHKYIVDLSRYLDDLNEGIYIQQTLETVLLNEDGKQLLCEALYLYGVMLLVIDQKIEGEVRERMLVSYYRYSAARSSADSNLDDICKLLRSTGYSSQPGAKRPPNYPESYFSRVPISETFISMVIGRLRSDDIYNQVSAYPLPEHRSTALATQAAILYVILYFDPSILHTQQAKMREIVDKYFPDNWVISIYMGITVNLAEAWEPYKAAKTALNYTLDLSNVKEQASRYAAVTERVHTQVQQFLKEGCLREELVLDNIPKLLNCLRDCNVAIRWLMLHTADTACDPNNKRLRQIKDQILTDSRYNSRILFQLLLDTAQFEFILKEMFKQMLSEKQAKWENYKKEGSERMTELADVFSGVKPLTRVEKNENLQAWFREISKQIMSLNYDDSTAAGRKTVQLIQALEEVQEFHQLESNLQVCQFLADTRKFLHQMIRTINIKEEVLITMQIVGDLSYAWQLIDSFTSIMQESIRVSPSMVTKLRATFLKLASALDLPLLRINQANSPDLLSVSQYYSGELVSYVRKVLQIIPESMFTSLLKIIKLQTHDISEVPTRLDKDKLRDYAQLGPRYEVAKLTHAISIFTEGILMMKTTLVGIIKVDPKQLLEDGIRKELVKRVALALHRGLIFNPRAKPSELMPKLKEMAATMDGFHRSFEYIQDYVNIYGLKIWQEEVSRIINYNVEQECNNFLRTKIQDWQSIYQSTHIPIPKFTPVDESVTFIGRLCREILRITDPKITCYIDQMNTWYDIKTHQEVTNSRLFSEIQDTLGTFGLNGLDRLLCFMIVKELQNFLSMFQKNILRDRAVQDTLKALMSAVSPLKGIIANSNKVYSAAVAKTQKIWTAYLDSIMKVGQMQILRRQITNELNYSCRFDSKHLAAALENLNKAILADIEAHYQNPSLPYPKEDNTLLYEITAYLEAAGIHNPLNKIYITTKRLPYFPTVNFLFLISQFPKLQYNRNLGVLCKRPADQIDWLPLVLGLLTLLKQFHSRYTEQFLALIGQFIRSTMEQCTSQKIPEMPADVVGALMFLEDYIRYTKLPRKVVEAHVPSFIFDEFRTVL; this is encoded by the exons AACAGAAGTATGGGGATATCATATTtgatttcagttattttaag gGGCCTGAGGCATGTGAAGGGAAACTGGAAGCCAAGCCTGAGTTACTGGATTTAGATGAAGAATTTCGTGAAAACAACATTGAAATTTTGACAAGATTTTATCTAGCTTTCCAGAGTGTACATAAATATATTGTGGATTTAAGCAG ATACTTAGATGACCTCAATGAAGGAATTTACATTCAGCAAACATTAGAAACAGTCCTCCTTAATGAAGATGGAAAACAGCTTCTA TGTGAAGCGCTGTATTTATATGGAGTCATGCTACTGGTCATTGACCAGAAGATTGAAGGAGAGGTCAGAGAAAGAATGCTGGTTTCCTACTACAGATACAG TGCAGCCCGATCTTCTGCTGATTCCAACTTAGATGATATTTGTAAATTGCTTCGAAGCACTGGATACTCAAGCCAACCTGGAGCTAAAAGACCTCCAAACTACCCTGAGAGTTACTTCAGCAGGGTTCCCATAAGTGAAACATTCATCAGCATGGTGATCGGCCGCCTGCGGTCGGATGACATTTATAACCAG GTTTCAGCATATCCATTGCCAGAACACCGCAGCACCGCCCTGGCTACTCAGGCTGCTATACTCTATGTGATACTGTATTTTGACCCTTCTATTCTTCACACTCAACAAGCAAAAATGAGAGAGATAGTGGATAAATACTTTCCAGATAATTGg GTCATTAGCATTTACATGGGAATCACTGTAAATCTAGCAGAAGCATGGGAACCCTACAAAGCTGCTAAAACTGCCCTCAACTACACACTGGATCTTTCAAATGTCAAAGAGCAG GCAAGCAGATACGCTGCAGTCACCGAGCGAGTGCACACACAGGTGCAGCAGTTTCTCAAGGAGGGCTGTCTAAGGGAAGAGCTGGTGCTGGACAATATTCCCAAGCTGCTGAATTGCCTGCGAGACTGCAATGTAGCCATCCGCTGGCTGATGCTCCACACTGCAGACACAG CTTGTGATCCAAATAACAAACGTCTCCGCCAGATAAAGGATCAAATTCTAACAGACTCAAGGTACAATTCCAGGATCCTTTTCCAGCTTCTTCTGGATACAGCTCAATTCGAATTCATTTTGAAAGAG ATGTTCAAGCAGATGCTGTCAGAAAAACAAGCGAAATGGGAGAACTATAAAAAAGAAGGATCTGAAAGGATGACTGAGCTTGCTGATGTCTTCTCAGGAGTTAAACCTCTTACTAGAGTGGAGAAAAATG AAAATCTTCAGGCTTGGTTCAGAGAAATCTCCAAGCAAATAATGTCTCTAAACTATGATGATTCCACTGCAGCAGGCAGAAAAACTGTGCAGCTAATACAGGCTCTGGAGGAG gtCCAAGAGTTTCACCAGCTGGAAAGTAACCTCCAAGTTTGCCAGTTTCTGGCTGACACACGGAAATTTCTGCATCAGATGATCCGAACCATCAACATTAAGGAAGAGGTCTTGATCACCATGCAGATAGTTGGTGATCTTTCTTATGCTTGGCAATTAATTGACAG CTTTACGTCTATTATGCAGGAAAGCATAAGAGTCAGTCCATCTATGGTAACTAAACTCAGAGCCACATTCCTAAAG CTTGCTTCTGCACTTGATTTGCCTCTTCTCCGCATCAATCAAGCAAACAGTCCCGATCTCCTCAGTGTGTCACAGTATTATTCTGGCGAGTTGGTTTCCTATGTAAGAAAG GTTCTACAGATAATTCCAGAAAGCATGTTTACATCTCTTCTCAAAATTATAAAGCTTCAGACTCACGATATTAGCGAAGTGCCTACTCGCCTGGATAAGGACAAGCTACGAGACTATGCTCAGCTTGGACCACGATATGAG GTTGCCAAGCTAACCCATGCGATTTCCATCTTCACTGAAGGAATCCTCATGATGAAAACTACTTTAGTTGGTATCATCAAG GTGGACCCAAAACAGTTACTAGAGGATGGAATAAGGAAGGAGCTGGTAAAAAGGGTGGCCCTGGCTCTTCACAGGGGCCTCATCTTTAATCCTAGAGCTAAG CCAAGTGAACTCATGCccaaactgaaagaaatggcAGCTACAATGGACGGGTTCCATCGATCATTTGAATACATCCAGGATTACGTCAACATATATGGTTTAAAAATTTGGCAAGAGGAAGTATCTCGTATCATTAACTACAACGTGGAACAGGAGTGCAATAACTTCTTAAGAACAAAG ATTCAAGACTGGCAAAGCATATACCAGTCTACTCATATTCCTATACCAAAATTCACACCTGTGGATGAATCTGTAACATTTATTGGTCGGCTCTGCAGAGAAATCCTGAGAATCACAGACCCAAA aatCACGTGTTACATTGACCAAATGAACACCTGGTATGATATCAAGACTCATCAGGAAGTAACCAATAGTCGTCTCTTCTCAGAGATCCAAGATACTTTGGGTACCTTTGGTCTCAATGGCTTAGACAGGCTGCTGTGTTTCATGATTGTAAAGGAGCTGCAG aaTTTCCTCAGtatgtttcagaaaaatatattgcGTGACAGGGCAGTACAGGATACCTTAAAAGCGCTTATGAGTGCTGTCAGTCCCCTTAAAGGAATTATAG cAAATTCAAACAAGGTTTATTCTGCAGCAGTTGCAAAAACACAGAAGATCTGGACAGCATATTTAGACTCCATAATGAAG GTTGGTCAGATGCAGATTTTAAGACGACAGATTACCAATGAATTAAATTATTCCTGCAGGTTTGACTCCAAGCATTTGGCTGCTGCTTTGGAAAATCTCAATAA AGCAATACTGGCCGACATTGAAGCACATTATCAGAACCCATCACTACCTTATCCTAAAGAAGACAACACTCTTTTGTATGAAATCACAGCTTATCTGGAAGCTGCTGGCATTCACAATCCATTAAATAAG ATCTACATAACAACAAAACGTCTGCCATACTTTCCCACCGTCAACTTCCTATTCCTCATTTCCCAGTTTCCAAAACTTCAGTACAACAGAAATTTAG GTGTGTTGTGCAAGCGGCCAGCTGATCAAATTGACTGGCTTCCTCTGGTTCTGGGGCTCCTTACCCTGTTGAAACAGTTTCACTCAAGATACACAGAACAATTTTTGGCTCTGATCGGTCAGTTTATTCGTTCAACAATGGAACAGTGCACAAG CCAGAAGATTCCAGAAATGCCTGCTGATGTAGTGGGTGCCCTCATGTTCCTGGAAGATTACATTCGCTACACAAAGTTACCAAGAAAG